From Mytilus edulis chromosome 8, xbMytEdul2.2, whole genome shotgun sequence, one genomic window encodes:
- the LOC139484903 gene encoding uncharacterized protein codes for MSDWIPLVAQVKSIVQISAGDEEGAKQTQETFAKRCPIVSQTVSVYQAFNGDMVGAKETQMEFLGMINDTVNSIPIVGHAKGMVHYVAGDKMGGDEAMKSASHTTGTIGGGIAGFGLLGPIGAIAGGITGGAIMDATITTADTLIHDEDRPYGYFNQIKQIKEKPGDAGQWVDMATSLALDGLAGHTAGVAYNQQTTKETAKTKKNKNKVKSKKNKKPSPIKPKGKIENNNRNADYKILKQSDSKCKMSNAQCVKSNAKSTVVLSEPNGSQESHTPQPSYSVTSAIADFTESTTDAAATMGKVIVASKGIMDNSSAGEFLINTLQGSSSARLKNKTSESKEIEALERSKSFPIPKEGRVMKISQLLRGDHIKYKRLFGYSHHAIVTNVFPESNEYEIVHFQPPSSGNKIKDSPLIKQEIKQLDEAFYVLEYDVKDRYPHEATATMAEVMIGYNEDERITIYSVFSNNCEHLATYCVTGQAYSTQVENGKELVKALVKTGMIAASKSVKRQRENIEAG; via the exons ATGTCGGATTGGATTCCTTTGGTAGCACAAGTTAAGTCGATCGTCCAGATATCTGCTGGCGACGAAGAAGGTGCTAAACAAACACAGGAAACATTTGCCAAACGATGTCCTATTGTTTCCCAAACCGTATCTGTGTATCAAGCTTTCAACGGTGACATGGTAGGTGCTAAGGAAACACAAATGGAGTTTCTTGGCATGATAAATGACACAGTGAATAGTATTCCTATAGTAGGGCATGCCAAAGGTATGGTGCACTATGTAGCCGGTGACAAAATGGGAGGCGATGAGGCTATGAAGTCCGCCTCACATACGACTGGTACTATAGGAGGTGGTATTGCTGGCTTTGGATTATTAGGACCTATTGGTGCAATTGCTGGAGGGATAACAGGAGGAGCAATAATGGATGCAACCATTACAACAGCGGACACATTAATCCATGACGAGGATAGGCCATAcggatattttaatcaaataaaacaaataaaagaaaaacccGGGGACGCGGGTCAATGGGTTGATATGGCTACCTCACTAGCTCTGGATGGTCTTGCAGGACATACAGCAGGAGTGGCGTACAATCAACAAACGACGAAAGAAACGGCCAagacaaaaaagaacaaaaataaagtcaaaagtaaaaaaaataaaaaaccatCCCCGATAAAACCGAAagggaaaattgaaaataataaccGAAATGCTGATTATAAAATACTAAAACAGTCGGACTCCAAATGCAAGATGTCAAATGCACAGTGTGTCAAGTCTAATGCTAAATCTACTGTTGTGTTATCAG aacCAAATGGTAGCCAAGAAAGCCATACGCCTCAGCCATCATATTCAGTCACATCAGCCATTGCAGATTTTACTGAATCTACAACTGATGCAG cTGCTACCATGGGTAAAGTAATCGTAGCTTCTAAAGGGATAATGGACAACAGCTCGGCAG GTGAATTCCTGATAAATACTCTACAGGGAAGTAGCTCTGCCaggttgaaaaataaaacttctgAAAGTAAAGAGATAGAAGCATTGGAACGGTCTAAATCATTTCCT ATTCCAAAAGAAGGGAGAGTGATGAAAATATCTCAGTTATTGAGGGGAgatcatataaaatataaaagactCTTTGGCTACTCCCATCATGCAATAGTAACCAATGTATTTCCGGAAAGTAATGAATATGAGATCGTTCATTTTCAACCGCCATCTTCTGGAAATAAAATAAAGGATTCACCACTCATCAAACAGGAAATAAAACAATTAGATGAAGCGTTTTATGTCTTAGAGTACGACGTAAAAGATCGTTATCCTCACGAGGCCACGGCTACCATGGCAGAAGTTATGATTGGGTACAATGAAGATGAGAGGATAACTATATACAGTGTGTTTAGCAACAACTGTGAACACTTAGCAACATATTGTGTAACTGGTCAAGCATACAGCACACAAGTTGAGAATGGCAAGGAACTTGTGAAAGCATTGGTCAAGACAGGAATGATTGCTGCGTCGAAGAGTGTAAAGCGCCAAAGAGAAAACATCGAAgcaggttaa
- the LOC139484901 gene encoding uncharacterized protein: MDNSSAGEFLINTLQGSSSARLKNKTSESKEIEALERSKSFPIPKEGRVMKISQLLRGDHIKYKRLFGYSHHAIVTNVFPESNEYEIVHFQPPSSGNKIKDSPLIKQEIKQLDEAFYVLEYDVKDRYPHEATATMAEVMIGYNEDERITIYSAFSNNCEHLATYCVTGQAYSTQVENGKELVKALVKTGMIAASKSVKRQRENIEAG, encoded by the exons ATGGACAACAGCTCGGCAG GTGAATTCCTGATAAATACTCTACAGGGAAGTAGCTCTGCCaggttgaaaaataaaacttctgAAAGTAAAGAGATAGAAGCATTGGAACGGTCTAAATCATTTCCT ATTCCAAAAGAAGGGAGAGTGATGAAAATATCTCAGTTATTGAGGGGAgatcatataaaatataaaagactCTTTGGCTACTCCCATCATGCAATAGTAACCAATGTATTTCCGGAAAGTAATGAATATGAGATCGTTCATTTTCAACCGCCATCTTCTGGAAATAAAATAAAGGATTCACCACTCATCAAACAGGAAATAAAACAATTAGATGAAGCGTTTTATGTCTTAGAGTACGACGTAAAAGATCGTTATCCTCACGAGGCCACGGCTACCATGGCAGAAGTTATGATTGGGTACAATGAAGATGAGAGGATAACTATATACAGTGCGTTTAGCAACAACTGTGAACACTTAGCAACATATTGTGTAACTGGTCAAGCATACAGCACACAAGTTGAGAATGGCAAAGAACTTGTGAAAGCATTGGTCAAGACAGGAATGATTGCTGCGTCGAAGAGTGTAAAGCGCCAAAGAGAAAACATCGAAGCAGGTTAA